The sequence CTCAGCATATAACCATGAAGCTCGGGCAAGCCCATGAATCACACGATTAGCAAAACGTTTAACAAAACGTAAGCAAACATTGTTCAAATCAGAAAAAATTCTCTTGCATTCCTCAATGCAGCAACCAAAGGGAGAGGTAGTAGTCACCGAGCTTCGAAAAGCTTGCACTGTTATGAGACTATTTGTTTCGACGGTGACTTTTGAAACCTTTGACGCATTTATCCAACTGAGAGCTTCCGTCACTCCAAGAGCTTCGGCAAGGGTAGGGTCACAACAACCACTCCAAGACCTAGTTCATGCCTTCAAGACGTAACCTCTAGCAATACAGAGCACCCAACCATAACCAAATCTGTTATTATCCACAAAATATTGCTGCATCCACATTGATCTTGTAATTATCTACCTCTAGACCACACCAATATTGCTCATCCCCTTCACCACTCTAAATCGAATATGAAGAGGGATTGAAAGTTTTTTCTTGAGCAATAAGCCATTGTTCAAGATCACATTTTGCAAGAGCAATAACATTTTTGACTGATTTGGTTTTTCTATTCCATACTTTGTTATTTTTATCCTGCCAAATTGCCCAACAGAGCATAGCAACCAACTACTTCTCCACCCAATCCCAACGGttgattatatttatttatttatatttgttgTATAGGGTTGCTAAGGTAAGAATTCACATAGAAATTCTCTGTAATCTGACGAGATTTTGAAGATAATAAGGATCTCGAAGACACAAAAAATAGGGGGTCACATGCTTGAGGATTCCTCAACGCTTCGGCTAGTAATATTGTTGACGAGTTCTTACTATTAAAAACTATAATAATGATATGTGGTCAATAGTGACGTGGTCCACAGGGCCACGAGATAAATTTAAATGAGGATTCATTTTACAGGTTCAAATGATATAGTGGGGATGAAATGGGTTGAAATGAGATGAGGTGATGGCCATCTCTTTcatttttgttgattttcttttataaatttgcttactttttatattgttgtgtatatatatgttggaatttattttacgatGATTTTATTTAGTATCATGTATGTTGATAATTAAACCTAATTATCTAACAACCTCTTACGTCCATATTTCGAGTATTAAATATGGACATGATACTTGGATATTAATCTTGAATATTGTTTGTTGCACTCGTCACTGTATTTTCTTGTATGCATGGTAAACAACtgtttgaactttattttcgaTACTCttaaactatttttaaaatttataggaTCGTAAGTAATTACAATGTAcacaatcataaaaaaaaaatatattaaaaatagtgGCATACCTAGATTTTTTTTCACTATGGGGCTTAAttgtcataaaaaaaatatatgtctaCTTTTTATCCTAGGTCTACATCAACGGAAATAATCCTACAACTTTCTCCCatatgttttttaattattaaaattaaaataaatacgatataaatacttaagtttaactaacagctgtaaataaatattaagtttaattttttatggtaataaaacctaagttatatttttgagaCTAAGGtatataaatgttaattgttaAGTAAATTACCACGTGATAATTTCTGATTAGTCcaaactatttaatttttattttttttaaaaaattaatttaaatatactaataaaaaaatgacaaatgaataatgatttgatatttaatgGAAAAATacttattccaaaaaaaaataacttaagaATTATTACCTCACAAAATTActcaaatatttatttgtaagtaaaaattaaattcaaatatatatagagtaaattactcttaaaataaaaacaattattGCTTAAAGACAAATGTGCGTACGGTAGTGTTacacaatacatatttttttttttttggtttaaaatTGAATGTTTTTAGCTGCCTACAATGTTCATGGCCGCCAAATCACAGTAACTCCTCATGATCTGtacaaaaaagtaaaatatttaatattttacaaCTACATAAACCTAATACAAAAAGTCAAAATATAGGTACAAAGGGAAATAGCTGTATAAGATTTGAGTGAAGTAAAATACACATAAAAATTTTAACTGAAAGAAAAATCATGATAAAAGCTTTTTACTTTACCATTATCTGTTGACAATTATACCCAAAAACAATTCCTTTCAACTTATTAAAAAATGACTcatcataaatatatttttttaaaaaaattaacgatTAATTATTCagttattaattttgtttttttttaaataaataaattataaaataacaaaatataattacatCAATTTGAGTCAGGTATGTGTTTGCTGTGTACATCCAAATCTAATAAAAAGATaacaaaggaaaaaagaaaagcagaatttatatttatttataaatatatggaCTACAAGTGACCAACAAAACCATTGGGTGGCATTGGATTAACCAAGTAGTTCTACTAAGACcacaatcttaaaaaaaaaaaaaatagattaggCTTTTCAtgataattcatattattataataataacatgTTTAATCAAAGAAATCAAATTCTTTTTAATAAGGATATATAAGAAGACAAAACAAAAAGGTCATATTATGATTTTCACTTGATAAATACCACAATTTGAATAAGATAACAAATAAGAGttacacacatatacatatatatatatatatatttgtgtgtaATTAAGAGTAACACTTGTGGTGCAAAGAGACTAGTTAGATATATAGAAATGAAGTAAGGTTTAATCATAAGGAAACAAAGATATTCAAAACATGAGACAAAAATTTGCCAGATAAAATGTGATGGTGAAGGATAATGAAGGCTCACGAGACCCCTTTTGTTTCTCTTTGTGGACAGACCAAAATTAAAGGAccacaaaattattttcaaaatattttttttactgtggattaaataaaaattaaataaatatatatatagcaaaGCTAGCTGTCTGAAACTGAGTAAGAAGAAAGGCTGGTCTGTCCAATCTACAATGATAGTaacatcattattattattacctaTTGGTTTCTCTTttatacaataataaataaattacatgGATCCTTTTGTATATAcccacctttttttttttttttgaaagatacATACCACCTCTTTCACTTAACATTTATTAtcaatttctttaaataaaaaccATATACACATTTTTGAGAACCGAGGCAGGGTCttctttctatatatataaagtttatAAACCCTCAATCCAAAAGTTGGGTTAGACATGTACTACTATAATaggtatataaataattttgtacTTTTTCATACTCTaccaaatattaatattatttcatATATCGTTTTGCTTGACTAAGTGTGGCCCATGTCGTTTTCTATTATGGTTTTTCAGGTGTAAGTGTGTAACCCTATTTTTATTGAATCTGATTGGTTTGTTTAAAacgattaataaaaatattacaagttGCTAATTCTATaagattatttattatattattatatactcGGGTAAGagttattgtattatttattttttttatgagaaaatttagtattatttttaataccaaCGCAAGAGAAGAACAGCTAAAATTCAGTCGAAATGTAGTTTTCTAAAGGGTACTAGACATAACCTCATTAATATATGTATTAGAAGGTTGAAAGGGAAAAAACAGAAGACCAGGAACAAAAACTATTTACAAATATTTCtgtgtatattatttattattctttgCATGGGAAACAATACTCAATTGACACatatatttcaaatttaaattttcgatAATtatctttgaatttttttaaagattaaaatagaaaaacacCTGTGTTTTGTGCTGGGAAATAGACAGCATGTACCAAGGATAATAAATAGTTGTACTTCTGTACCAAAGATGCTTCTCAGTTACCATTTATTATTCAACATTTTCAAATGACGAAGAATCTGTGGATGGTAAAGGTTCTTCTACTGACCTAATTTGAAATATAACATTAATTGTTGATATAAAAATGTACATAACAGATGATTATTTTTTTGTGATGCTCTATCCAATTTTCAAGTAATGTAACCAATGGATAAACTTGGGTTATTTCGAGGCTTtccctttttcttctttctttcataTATTGTGACCAAAAATTCTGAGGATAGCCAGCCAGTTTTTCATTTCAGGGACCAAACCACTGAAACCTTCTATGGAGACTCATCATAAGGTTCTTTCATTCTTGAAGCAGAACAAACATTTATGTATACATTTTCATCGGCTTAACAGATAAGTTAAGTGACtattattatatttcattatcaAATTAGGTTAGGTTGATGCCATTAGCCCTTAATATATTATACTAAGAATATTATTTGGCATAAAACAGAAAAGAATAAAACCAAACCTCaaaaaaattaagtagaaaGAAAACAGAATAAAAGTAAAGAAATCGTTTGAATCAAAGCGATAATGAGAAGAACAAAACACCACTACTATTTCTTTCCttggaaaaagaaagaaacatgtttaatttttctttttagaaaaaaaaaatatatcaaaatacTATACTCACTCAGAAAAGAAAGCAAATCCCGACTCTTGTAATTTCAATTTCAACCCCCACTCCCCtccccaaaaaataaaataaaaaagaaaaaaaaaacaaaaaatcccACGACTCATGTAAAAAATTACAACGACGACTCCAATGAAATGAGATTAAAAAAGATCCCACCGGCACAATCAAGAAATCTCCACTAACACACACACTGATAGAGTGGAAGAGAACCCTGTTTATGCTTTTACAATATAGACCTTGAGTTTTAGACACTTCCATATTTCATTGGTACTAAGCAGCCTTTTAAAAAAGGAATGCTGCAAACTCAGACAGTCAATCATGCAACCATTGATCCCACCACACCAACCCCATGTTATTTGGTCACAGTGGCATGACTGACTTACCTTGGCACCTCTTTGACCACATATGGACTCTGGACAGACTGGAACCCGACGACACGGCGAGATGCCTGACCCTTGACCCAACCCAACCCGACTCTACCCGACGACCCCAACATCACCATCATGGTGTAAGTAACTTAACTTCTGCTCCATGTGATCCTGAATTTCTGCAAGTGTTTTGAAGAGGCCCAAGACAGATTATTCAACAGGAAAAGTTGTTTACTTTTACAACCCTTTTTGTAGATAGGATTTTTGCTATTGTGTCATTTGCTTAGTGAAAGTTGAAAAACATTTTAGTTTACCTTCAGCCAAAGTTGAATCCACCAGACGGTACTGGAAGTTCGTTCCCTCCGAAGCGGAATCCTGGCTGGGAAGCATCACCACCTTGAGGTAATGCCTCATCGTCCTCCTCCAGCCAATAAGTCTCGAGAATTTTAACTGCTTTTTCGTAAATCTCGGTGTTGTCGTGACTCTGaagattttcaattttttctaaACCCTCAGCATCATCAATCATCTGGGCATATAAGTTCACTTCCCCACTATTTCCCAGATTCTTCTCTGCTTCCCCAACCTTCAAAATGTTCTCCAATCCTTCTAAACAGACAGTGACTATTCTTGCATCTGGGCAGACAAGGAGATCACACAATGGCTTTATACACTGTTGACTGACAAGGTACCTAACACAAAAAAACAACCGGTCAGATGTCAATCCATGATGACAGAACAAATTGGAaacaaagaaaactaaaaagaaaaatgataaaaagtAAAGATTACATACTTAATTTGCTCCGAAgttccaccagaagtagcaTTGGAAATTGCCCAAGCGGCCTCTTTCTTTATATCAAACTCAGCATTTTGAAGAAGATTGACAAGAGGGCCAATTAAACCAGCTTCAATAACAGCctacagtattttttttttaaaaaaaaataaacaattagcGTAACGTATATGAATTAAAAGACAACCGCAAAAGTAACTATGCTTTTGTTTTGGATCATACTCCCCCTGAATGATCTCTGATATCTCTGGGGAAGAAAACACTAGCACATAGATACATTGGCTTAACCTTTTTTAAGCTGATTTATagcttttaaaattgaaaaagtactTTGGGTGGTTTTCGTTTTTGGTGAAAGAATGAAAGAAAGTCATCTTCTAATTCAAAAGATCTTTTCAAATAAACTAAGTTCCCCTAACTTAATTCTCCCAAAAGaccttaccaaaaaaaaaaaaaaactcccaaAAGACATTTGAGAAGCTATTTACTGAATTTTAAGAATTTCTAATTTATTCttaaaaattcattttataTTGATCATCCAGAAGCTTTTGatccaaacaaaaaaataagacAATTTTTTACTTCAACTTTTAGATATAAGCAAAAGCAAAAGTTTTACCAAACAAGGTCATAGATTCATAACTCATAGGAACAAGCCATTCATTGTGAGTAGAGCTACACTACACTACAATTAAATTCAACGGAATGCCATATTAAATACAAGTACCTGTATTTGTTCTTTGTTTCCAGCAGTAATATTTGATATAGTCCAGCAAGCTTCCTTTTTAATGCTTTTCTTATGATTATGGGTCAACAAACTCATAAGGCACGGGAGTGCACCACTGTTGATGATAAACTGGAAGCATTGAAAACATATTAGCAGAGGTGCAAAAAGCTTCTGAGACCTTTATATGGATGGAGTATTAGGAAACTAGAAACATAAGAAAAGTTAAAACCTGAGTTTGAACATCATCTCCTGTCACAATATTTCCAACTGTGCGAAGTGCTGGAATGAGAACTGAAGGAGATGGATGTCTGAATTGCATaagcatttaaaaaaaaaaaaatcaattttacaTTCACAAAATATTTGACTGTGTAACaagaataagaaaataaaatataaaacacttacagaAGGAGCTGCACAAGTCGAGGACAGACACCAGCCTCAATCACGGCTTGAATTTTGTCATTTGTACCATCTGACAAATATGATAATGCCCAGCAGGTATCTGTCAAGACTTCTTCATCATTTGAATGAACTAGTCGCTCCAAAGCTGGAAGTGCTGGTCTTACCTGCcaaaaaaattccaaaattacaaaaaaaagagGAACATCCTACAGAAAGAAACTATACAGTTTGAAAACAAGACAAAAAAACCTGATCAAAAGGAGGTTGTGGTTTGCCTCTGCAAAAGTTTGACAGTGTCCATGTAGCGTTTCTCAACATGGACAGCTTTGCCTGCTCATTCAACTGCGCCAACAATGGAATCAGAGCTCCATGTCCAAGAACAAGATCACGACATCTTGGGGAGTCACCAGCAACATTTCCCAATGCCCATACAGCCTAGAGTTCGTAATACGTTCACATATTAAACAATTCTTAAAAAAGTAGACTTCTACTTCAGACTACAAACGCACAAGTTATAACAAACATAGACAGTTCTAATTTAATACCTGCTCACGAACATCATCACTTGGAGAACCAAGTAGCTTAACAAAAATTGGAACTGCCCCATGATCAATTACCACTTTGGTGTTCTCTGAAGTACCCGAAGCAATGTTTGTGAGAGCCCAAGCTGCCTCAAACTACATTAATAAGAGAAACAAAtctgtaaaataaataaacaatccACAACCACCATGGAAATGAAATATTGGTTAAAATTCGGACCTGAAGTTGTGGAAAATCATCTCTGTCAAGAAACTTAACAAATACTGGAACAACCCCAGATTGAATTACTTCTTCAATTGGAGGGCTTCGTTCTGCAAATGAAAATTTCAATTGGTTTTGTTTAGTGAACAACAAAGTCCCTAAAAATTATATCGACAAATCAAATCGTGATCATTATTAATATACCAATTGAAAGCAGTTTCCGAAACTGCGTAGTTGCCTCGAGCTGCAAATTGGCATTATCCTCTGACCATACCCCAGCAACCATCGATGGCAGACTCTCCAACTACAAATAACCCCAATACCATCAAtataaatacatacatatatatcttATATATAGCATACCCACATCCCAAAACCCCAACTCAATTCATCTCATTCCGATCTAACAGAACCGACAATGTGCTCAATCGCACAAGGAAAGTAAATAGTGAAggaaaacaaagaaacaaaaaaatagaatgaaCAAAGGGAATCGGCAATTGAGATAACCTTTTTGTCAAGATTGGAAGGGTGAGGAGAAGGAGGGAATTGCTGGGTTTGAAGGCCTTCACGACGCTTCTTTTGCAAGCTCTCTTCGCGTTTACTCTTACGGATCTCAACCATGTTGTCCTCTCTCCTTCTGCGACCTTCTTCGGCATCGACAGCCACTTTGTACCTGTTTCGCCGGACTTCCGTCCTCGCGTTCGGCCTCAGAGACATGTTTGGGTAATCAAGCTTTGTTCCAACAAAACCCTAATATCAAATCACAAAAAAGTTTCGTCAGATTATTCTGAATAGCGATCGATCGTAAAGAGAAtgaaaaatcatagaaaacagAGGAAATCAAATTGAAGAGGCAAACctttttggtttggtttgagagagaaagtggaagaAGGAACTGTATTTGCGATATTGGACAGACACAGGGTTtcgttttttgattttttttttaagatcaatttatatcacttttcattcataaataaaatggattttttaatttttacattttaaaataatatatatatattttttcatttttacgaaattttatATAGAAACTTCTATTGCAATTAATtagcgctgcaacttaaattaaaaaaaaaaatcgtataaaAACGCTATTGCACCACTCTAGAAACTcaaataataaatttgaaaaaaaaaattaaaaaaataatatagaaaataattctcctaaataaaatattaataataataattattttatattttagtgttttttttttctttcaataaatCTAAATATaccattttttaatatattcatTTGCAATaagcatatttttttaaataaataagatttttacCCACCAAATTATAACATTTATaggattttgtaaaaatttcctcCAAACAAttgaaataattataaatttgccTCTCCTGTTATATTTCGttcatttttattaataattttatgatAAGAGTGTTTTGGGACTAGTTTATTATAATTCGAGAGTagacaaaaataatattctaaaaataaatatgctTGAAATTTCAAAAGTTAATGTTTGATTTTTTAAGATCATTCTACTTCATTTCAACTAGTTTAAGttagtaaaataaattttatactgTAATTATAGATATGGCTCGTGGCTTGGTTACATTGATCTATGATCCCCACATTGTTTGGGATAATATCATCttgtagactcaattaattgatttaataagTCAATTAGACTTCGAAAATAGACTATgttttatttaagaattttcactaaatttAAACatttttgagaagaaaagagaaataagagtttatttattaattagtacacTTTTTGGGTCTAattgataaatatatttaaattgtattttattttataattattcataTAAAATTGGTATataaagaattagaagagat is a genomic window of Cannabis sativa cultivar Pink pepper isolate KNU-18-1 chromosome 9, ASM2916894v1, whole genome shotgun sequence containing:
- the LOC115722208 gene encoding importin subunit alpha-1, translating into MSLRPNARTEVRRNRYKVAVDAEEGRRRREDNMVEIRKSKREESLQKKRREGLQTQQFPPSPHPSNLDKKLESLPSMVAGVWSEDNANLQLEATTQFRKLLSIERSPPIEEVIQSGVVPVFVKFLDRDDFPQLQFEAAWALTNIASGTSENTKVVIDHGAVPIFVKLLGSPSDDVREQAVWALGNVAGDSPRCRDLVLGHGALIPLLAQLNEQAKLSMLRNATWTLSNFCRGKPQPPFDQVRPALPALERLVHSNDEEVLTDTCWALSYLSDGTNDKIQAVIEAGVCPRLVQLLLHPSPSVLIPALRTVGNIVTGDDVQTQFIINSGALPCLMSLLTHNHKKSIKKEACWTISNITAGNKEQIQAVIEAGLIGPLVNLLQNAEFDIKKEAAWAISNATSGGTSEQIKYLVSQQCIKPLCDLLVCPDARIVTVCLEGLENILKVGEAEKNLGNSGEVNLYAQMIDDAEGLEKIENLQSHDNTEIYEKAVKILETYWLEEDDEALPQGGDASQPGFRFGGNELPVPSGGFNFG